The Brachyhypopomus gauderio isolate BG-103 chromosome 1, BGAUD_0.2, whole genome shotgun sequence genome includes a window with the following:
- the filip1l gene encoding filamin A-interacting protein 1-like isoform X2 — translation MRWGHLSLFVYPAGMLTSQTLKLLIDQEKSCQERREKENNHKVSSLKDELTKLKSFALLVVDEQQRLAEQLAQQTAKVQELQTTVTQAKEDLSSAHTRAQEEGNKVLRLETELRDQASQFHQEQEAMTAKLTIEDGQNRQLRQRLSTLSRQLDELEETNKTLRRAEEELQELRDKIGRGECGNSSLVSEVEELRKRVLEMEGKDEELIKMEDLCRDLNRKLEKESNQNHSLKVEVDKLNHRITELEKLEDAFGKSKQECGSLKCNLEKERTITKHMCNELDALWVRIKELEASEGQLEKTELTLKEDLTKLKTLTVMLVDERKSMAEKLKQMEDKVQNSTGKLQAEQDRVTSVTEKLIEESKETLRSKAELEEKMCIATKERDELRTKLKAEEEKNNDLQSKISMMKKRLQSLEAVERELLRSKAKEDSLKGPIPNFFQQEDNKVKDLTQEVERLRRKLKEMKVVEGDLLKTEDEFESLEKRYSNEQERAKALMEELEISRKELSKYQLAEKEESNQEHILYKRLKEEEAKSSHLTREVEALKEKIHEYMCTEELICRMKTDHATLQRKLTQQEVRNKELAREMETLTRELERYRRFSKSLRPGMNGRRFSDLQVSTKEVQTDPADSLPPNYKSLAPLERAVVNGKLYEESDPEDEPNYNEINFAKCSPSLLNNVNNLNNNIRKVRGPFFKSRDSHQPVNSKMQSRQNGSHASQGDVVLTHASQGDVVVAHSPGQPLHIKVTPDHSHNTATLEITSPTTENTQSYTSTAVIPTSGGPPKQRITIIQNASVSPQNKTKSSSPESPCTHDQSTSPFTMATYSRTLTPDSSGSETPDRAMSPIQIVSVLTGTPDRPQAGEAVEVTAGHTVFRVTPERQNSWQLQRSNSSGPNVITTEDNKIHIHLGSPYIQAMNNTAPLVSPCCSPGQEQRIPALSSGAPSQSHSKMTSSIMIKPTSTPVSRPSQITIPLEAFRRSGPTRIPKPKGSSTLKRANSTALGKQSGGEALDPLHTDKPVAKATNLTSKS, via the exons ATGCGGTGGGGGCATCTCTCACTGTTCGTCTACCCCGCTGGAATGCTCACATCACAGAC ACTAAAGTTGCTCATTGATCAAGAAAAGTCATGCCAGGAGCgacgagagaaagagaataaTCACAAAGTCAGCAGCCTTAAGGACGAACTGACAAAACTGAAGTCGTTTGCTCTGCTGGTGGTTGATGAACAACAACGCCTCGCGGAGCAGCTGGCTCAGCAGACGGCAAAGGTCCAGGAGCTGCAGACTACTGTGACACAGGCGAAAGAGGacttaagctccgcccacactcGGGCGCAAGAAGAGGGGAACAAAGTCCTACGCTTGGAAACTGAACTGCGAGATCAAGCCAGCCAGTTCCATCAGGAGCAGGAAGCCATGACGGCCAAACTGACCATTGAAGATGGCCAGAACCGACAGCTGCGTCAGAGACTGTCCACGCTGAGCCGTCAGCTGGATGAGCTGGAAGAGACGAATAAGACCCTCCGCAGGGCAGAGGAGGAACTGCAGGAGCTGAGGGACAAAATCGGTCGTGGCGAGTGTGGCAACTCCAGCCTTGTGTCAGAAGTGGAAGAGCTGAGGAAACGAGTGCTGGAAATGGAGGGGAAAGATGAGGAATTAATCAAGATGGAAGACTTGTGTAGGGACCTCAACAGAAAGCTAGAAAAGGAGTCCAACCAGAACCATAGTCTAAAAGTAGAAGTGGACAAGTTGAACCACAGGATTACGGAGCTTGAGAAATTAGAAGATGCCTTTGGAAAGAGCAAACAGGAATGCGGCTCTCTCAAATGTAACCTTGAGAAGGAAAGGACGATAACTAAACATATGTGCAATGAACTAGATGCGCTATGGGTTAGAATCAAGGAGCTTGAAGCTTCTGAGGGTCAACTGGAGAAAACCGAGTTGACGCTGAAAGAAGATCTTACAAAACTAAAAACACTGACAGTAATGCTTGTGGATGAAAGGAAATCTATGGCAGAGAAACTAAAACAAATGGAAGACAAGGTGCAAAACAGCACCGGCAAACTGCAGGCAGAACAAGATAGAGTCACATCAGTGACTGAAAAGCTGATTGAAGAAAGTAAAGAAACCTTGAGGTCCAAAGCAGAGCTGGAAGAGAAGATGTGCATTGCCACCAAGGAAAGGGATGAGCTCAGGACCAAACTGAAAGCTGAGGAAGAGAAAAACAATGACCTTCAATCCAAAATCAGTATGATGAAGAAGAGGCTTCAGTCCTTGGAGGCCGTTGAAAGAGAGCTACTGAGGAGCAAAGCAAAGGAAGATAGCTTAAAGGGACCGATTCCAAACTTTTTCCAACAAGAAGACAACAAAGTGAAAGATTTGACTCAGGAAGTGGAACGGCTCAGGAGGAAGCTTAAAGAGATGAAGGTGGTTGAGGGTGATCTGCTGAAGACAGAGGATGAATTTGAGTCCTTGGAGAAGAGGTACTCTAACGAACAAGAACGAGCAAAGGCTCTCATGGAAGAACTAGAGATCTCCAGGAAGGAGCTTTCAAAATACCAGCTAGCTGAGAAAGAAGAATCCAACCAAGAACACATTCTTTACAAGCGGCTGAAAGAGGAGGAGGCCAAGTCTAGTCATCTGACCAGAGAGGTGGAAGCACTCAAGGAAAAGATACATGAATACATGTGCACAGAAGAGTTAATCTGTCGTATGAAAACAGACCACGCAACACTTCAGAGAAAACTTACCCAACAAGAAGTTAGAAACAAAGAACTtgccagagagatggagacctTAACACGGGAGCTCGAGAGATACCGTCGTTTCAGTAAAAGTCTTCGACCTGGCATGAACGGGAGACGCTTTTCAGACTTACAGGTCTCCACAAAGGAGGTTCAGACAGACCCAGCAGACAGCCTGCCACCTAATTACAAGAGCCTGGCTCCCTTAGAACGAGCTGTGGTGAACGGGAAACTATATGAGGAGAGTGATCCAGAAGATGAACCAAATTACAACGAGATTAACTTTGCTAAGTGCAGCCCCTCACTTCTAAACAATGTCAACAACCTGAACAACAATATTAGGAAAGTCAGAGGTCCCTTTTTCAAGAGTAGAGATAGTCATCAGCCAGTTAATAGCAAGATGCAATCAAGACAAAATGGAAGTCATGCTTCACAAGGGGATGTAGTCCTCACTCACGCTTCACAAGGGGACGTAGTTGTCGCACACAGTCCAGGCCAACCTCTCCACATAAAGGTGACACCAGATCACAGCCATAACACAGCCACTCTTGAGATCACAAGCCCAACTACTGAAAATACCCAGTCTTACACGAGCACAGCTGTTATCCCAACAAGCGGAGGTCCACCAAAACAACGAATTACCATCATCCAGAATGCATCAGTCTCCCCACAGAACAAGACCAAGAGTTCTTCCCCAGAAAGCCCCTGCACGCACGACCAGTCGACATCACCTTTTACTATGGCAACGTATTCCCGAACTTTGACCCCCGACTCCTCTGGTTCCGAGACTCCAGACAGAGCCATGTCACCCATACAGATAGTGTCTGTTTTAACAGGAACCCCTGATAGGCCGCAGGCTGGAGAGGCAGTGGAGGTCACAGCGGGTCACACCGTGTTCCGCGTTACCCCAGAGAGGCAAAACAGCTGGCAGCTACAGAGGTCCAACAGCTCCGGCCCAAACGTCATCACCACTGAAGACAACAAAATCCACATTCACTTAGGCAGCCCCTACATACAGGCCATGAACAACACTGCCCCACTCGTTAGTCCTTGCTGTTCTCCTGGGCAGGAGCAAAGGATTCCAGCATTATCCAGTGGTGCTCCGTCCCAGAGTCACAGTAAAATGACGAGTAGCATCATGATaaagcccacctccaccccagtcTCACGGCCATCACAAATCACC